Sequence from the [Bacteroides] pectinophilus genome:
TAGCGTTCTCCTTCTATGAACAGGGACACGATACCATTATAGTACCATGCCCCTGTCCCTGAATCAACCGTTTTTACGCCGCTTTTTCTGCCATTTCGCGCTGCTGACGCCATTCTTCGAAGTGTTCACAGGTCTGACGCTCGATCAGCTGCTCAAAGGCTTCCCGCATGGACTTCTCCCCGGAGAACTCCCGCACCACCACAAAACGGACTTTATTCTTCTGATTTTTGCTTTTTTCCATAGGCTACCTCCATAGAAAGGCAGGCCGGGCGGCAGTTCCGGCAACGAAGTCCGGCAACGAACCTCTGAAAACCTGTAAACTACCGTCTGGCCCGCAAATCTTACTTTGTGAATTTTCTTGAAAAATCTCGTTGCTTTCGTTGCCGGAGATAAAGATAATGATAAAAATATCCCTTATTTACAGGCTTTTCCCGTATCCAGACAGGGAAAAACCCGGCAACGAACCCGGCAACCAAGCGGCAACCATCCCGGCAACAGACCGCTATTTTCAGGCGATCCACTCCTTTGGAAGCTCCAACTGGCGGCATTCTTCCTCGCTCAGTTCCACAAATCCATCTTCGTTGCCGGGCAGTTCGTTGCCGGAAACATCCCGTTCCCAACCCTTCTGCCTGCCGTATCCGGCGAACATTCTCGGATTAGAGAACGGCTTCCAGCCCGTCACCACCGTATTCATGATCTCGTTGATATTATGAAGCTGCCACCGCTTCGGCTCGTCATAGGTGTGGCCCAGCGCCTCCTTAAAAAGCTGTTTGGAGCAGACCATGCTGCCGGTGTAGTGTTCCAGAAAGCCCTGTATCTGCCCGGCCTCGGTGTCCTCCGGCATGAAATCCTTTTGCACCTCCACCAGCTGGCGCTGGATAGACTTGCTGAACTTCATGGAATAGTGGCCGCTGCGGTAAATCGTCATGGCCTCCGCCCAGACCTGCAACAGATAAGCTCTGGAAGCGTCCTCGTCCTCCAAAATGTGAACCTCCGCATTCTCCGGGTAAATCATGATCGGAAGGAACCGCCGGTTCCCGGCCCGGTCAAGGGGAAGGAAGTCCAGCGTGTTAGACGAACCGCCGAACACGCACTGCCGCAGCCGGTCTTTGGGCTGGGCCTCGTAAGGTGTGCGGTAGGTTTCCTTCTGGCGGCTGATGAACGAGCGGATTTCCTCTATGCTTTTGGCGCTGCTGGTGGCCAGCATCTCCGACATCTCAATGATCCAGTGGCCTTGCAGCTTTAGGAACACCCGGTCATCGTCCAGCTTTTTCAGGTCATCGGAAAACCATTCGTCCCGGATTGCCAACAGCCGGAAGAAGCTGGACTTTCCAGCCCCCTGTCCGCCCACCAGACAGAGCATTTCCTCATATTTGCAGCCGGGAGAAAACACCCGCCGGATAGCCCCCAGTAGGAAGTGCTTCAGCATTTCCTCCACATAGTCGCTTTCGTCTGCACCTAAGAAATGATGGAGACAGGAGCGGATGCGGGGCGTCCCGTCCCATACAAGGCCGTTCAGCACGTCCTGTATGGGATGGTAGCAGTTTTCATTCGCCACGATGGACAGGGCCGCCGTCATTTTCTTCTCGCTGGTCAGGCCGTAGGTCTGCTCAAAATAGAGAAGCAGATACTTCACGTCCGTATCCGTCAGGGCGCTTGTATTCCTGCGCCAGCCCAAATCCCGCACAATGTCCACCCGGTCAGTCAGGAGATTTAGCCGGATAGCGTCCCGCAGCAGCGGGTCATGGCAGAACACTGTCCGGCAGTTGCCGATGGTGTTGGCGGGCTGGCCTTTTTCCGTGACAGAGAGGCTTTCCCGCACCTCGTCAACGCTCTGCTCCGGCGCTAAGGCTGCGGCTGCGCTCATGACGGCCTGCCGGGTGGCTGGCTCTAAACTCTGATACTCGCTGCTCAATCTTCCTCACCTCTTTTCCATGCTGGACGACAACGGATGCCCGTTCCTCTATGCTGCCGGACAGGAGAATATCCAGCAGATACTCCGTGTACGATTTCTTTTGCAGGGCCTCCACGAACAGCGGATTCCATGCTTCATCCGGGTTCTGCGGGGCGTATTCCTGCTCCCAGTGTTCCAGCAGATGCAGGTAATCGCACAATACCCGGAAACATTTCTGCTCTGCCTGCCGGTAGCGCAGTTCCTCGCTGATTTTTCGCTTGACCGGCCTCCTGCGGGGCGGGTCATGGCCTTTGGCGTCATAGCTGACAGAAAAATCCTCCGCCAGTTTCAACGCCGCCTCCTTACTGCTCAGACCAAACAGACGGGCGGTAAAATCAATCACATCCCCGTCCGCCTGACAGCCGAAACAGTGGAACCGGCGGTCAATCTTCATGCTGGGATGCTTGTCATCGTGGAAGGGACAGCAGGCCATCCCGTTTCTGCCGACCTGCACCCCGTAAGATTCCGCAGCCTGCCTTGTGGGGACAGCCTGCTTTACCGCTTCAAACACATTCGATTTTCTCACCTCCAGACAGAGAAAAAGGCACCTGAATCCTGAAATCAGACGCCTCATAACTCCATATCCTGTTTCTTAGTAGGGGCAATCCGCCCCTCACGTTCCCAACGCTCCCGGTTCTCCCGGGCAGTGTTGATTTTTGCCTTTGCCAGTTTATCCATAATGGATTCTTTGGCTTTCTTCTTGATCTGCTCCTTCCCGGCCTGCTTGACCTCCGGCTGCATCAAGGCCGTCTGCACTGTTTTCAGAATCTTACCGGCGGATTGCAGTAACCTCTCCCGCACCCTTCCGAGGATTGTGTTTGCTAAACGCACCACTTCCGGGGAATTTTTTGCCTTTGGCGATGTCACATTCTTTCGGTAATCCTCGATCACTTTCAAATCTTCAAGCTGGGTCTGCTCCCGTACTTTGTCGGTCACCACCTCCACCGCCTTGTCATAGGCCACATCGGAAACATCATCTAACAGCGTCTCCACATCCTCAATTTTGAGCGTCAGTTCTTCCAGTTTCTGCTCCTGCGCCGCAAGCTGCTCCTTCTGCTTCATCAGGATATAATCCTGCTTTTCCAGATAGTCCCGCCCGCCGTAGGACGGCTCCTGATCCAGATGCAGACCATGCCTGCGGCAGATGTCAAAAAGCAGTGTCCGGCAGATGGCATCAAAGGTCTGCTTGCGGTTATTGTTCCGGCCTTTGGGCTTGTCCGGTTTTGGGAGAGGGACGCCAAGTTCTTCCAGCGCCTTCTCCTGTTGGGGACACAATTCCCCGTAGCGGTTCTCACAGTCAAAGACGTGCCGCTCATGAATGTGGGGCGTGGCTTCGTCCAGATGAAGCGCCCAATCAATGATATGGACATGGGAACCGAAGCGGCGGTCAAATTCCTCTTGAAATTCTGTGACAATCTGAAACAGCACTTCCGGCGGGACGGATTGCTCCATCGTGCCGATCTGGTAGAGCGTTTCTTCCGGACAGGTCTTGTTATTTTTCAGCAAGTCCTCCACAGTACGGTTGCGTTCCGTGTGGCGTGTTTTCTCATTGCGGGCGTTCTGGGCCTCCACATGGCCGCCGTAATGCTCGTAGTAGAACATCCGCTCAATTTCCTCAAAGCTGAAATCCGGCTGTTCCGGGTTCTCCCGGAACTCATGGGTGGTAAAGCCCCGGTAGCAGTCCCAATAGATATTTTGTCTGGCCCGGTCAGCGTCAATGTGTTCGCTGTTCTCCACATCGAACCGGCGGTCATTGTGACGGGGATTGTAAGTGCCATGCTTGCCGGAGCGCCCATTATGTCGTGTCAGTTTCAAACAGTTTTCCTCCTTCCTGCGAAGATGTTACGGGGCCGGGGAGGGCGGCGAAGCCGCAAATCCTGCGAAAGTCTGCGTCAGGTAATACCCAGTACAAGTTGACGCAAGCATCAACTTTCCCTGGGCCGAGGTTTTCCACCTCTGGACACCGGAGTAAAGGCTCGCCGCCTCTACACACCGCACAGGCGCTGCCGCCCTGTACCCGCCCAATGGGCGTTGCCCCTTGACCCCAGCAGTGCGCTGCCGCCCCTGCACCCCGGCACAAAGGGCTGGCTGCCCTCTGTACTCCCACACCGGCGAAGCTGGCTTCCGCCGCAGGAGCGGCTTCCGCCAGTTTCACCGGCTCCGTATCCGCACATTTGCGCCCATAGGCAGGGAGTGGATACGGAATACGCCTGTGTGGATTGCCGGTCAAAACACCGGGTGCAGACCCGGCGTTTTTTCCGTAAATGCCCCGATTTCAGGCGATTTTTTCTCCTGCCACCACCACCTGAAAGCCATGCTCCTTTGCGTACTCCCTTGCGGCGGCTTTCCGTTCCTCGCTGTACGGCGGCACCAGCCGGATGGACAGCCGGGACTTGTCCAGCACATAGGTCACGCTGCCCTCCGGTGTGCTGCGTTCCAACCGGCACAGCAGCGGATACTTCCGGCTGAAATCTGCAAGCCTGCGCTTCAAGCTGGCGTTGAATGTGTAGATGCTGGCAAGGTTCTCCGCCTCGTTCCAGTTGATAATGGTTTCCTTCTCATACTTAGACAGCTTCTTCATACAAATCCTCCTCATAATCAGTATAAGATTTCAGCACACGCAGGCTGCGCTTGAGACGGCGGTACTCGTCCATCTCCATCCGCAGATGGTGATAAAAATCCGCATACCAGCTTTCGTCCACCTCCGTCTCCACCTTCCGGGCCAGCCCCAGCATCCGGCGTTTGGCTTCCGGGTCAACGGTCAGGGCCGTCAGCCATTTCAACCGTGTCACCGTGTTGTGGTGGCTGGGGCAGCCATAAGCGTAGAGAATCTTCTTTTCTTTCATACTCAGTGTCATAATGATTTCCTCCATTTCTTTGCTGCGGAGCCATGCGCCCCGCGTGATAAACTTGTTTCTGTCCGCCGGTCTGCCTGCAAGCCGCTCCTGCCCGGAATATTTCCCGGCGTATCGGCCTCTTTGGTGCGCTCGATTTCTGTCCTGGCGTCACTTCCCCGGAGGCCATACCCCTTGCAGCCGGTCATTCGATTTTCAAGGTTCTGTGCCTGTCTGCAAGAACCAGTTTACCGAAAAAAGAGGCCCTTTCCCGTATGTCCAAAACGTCGGAAAAACGCTCGAAATCCGCATATTTCCACGCTTATGGAATCGTGCTATAATGAAGGTAATCACTGAAAAAACAATGACGAGAGGGGGCTTTGGATGTACGCAAAGCTGACAATCCCGGAGCGGCTCAAAGACCTGCGTGTAGTGGACAAGCACCTGACGCTGGAACAACTGGCGGAGCAGACCGGCCTATCCAAATCTGCGCTGGGAAAGTATGAAACCGATGACTACAAGGACATCAGCCCGTTTGCCATTGCGACACTGGCGGATTTTTACGGCGTGTCCACTGACTATCTGATGGGACTGACGGAAAATAAAAATCACCCAAATACAGAACTTCAATCTCTGCATCTGAGTGATGATATGGTGGAACTTTTAAGCAGCGGCAAAATCAACAACCGGCTTCTCTGCGAACTGGCTACCCACCCGAACTTCCGGCGTCTGATGATAGATATGGAAATCTGCATTGACCAGATCGCCAATATGCGGGTGGAACAGATGAATCTGGTGATGGAAGCCACCCGGCAAAGTATCCTCAGCAAATATTCGCCTGGAGAAGATGATCTCTATGTGAGGACGCTGGAACTGGGCCAGGTACAGGAAAGCGATTTTTACAGCCATGTTATGCACGATGACCTGGACAGCATCGTCCGGGACATCCGGGAAGCGCACCGCAAGGACAAGACCACTGCCGACCCGCAGCCCACGCTGGATGATGTGAAGGAAAAATTTGAGCAGGCATTGCAGCAAGGTAGCAACGAGGAAATGGTAATCCACGAATTCTGTGACAGGCTGCAAATCCCGTTCGAGAAGATTTCCTCGGAGGATTTCTCGGCCTTCCTGCGGATACTGAGCCTGTCGAAGATGCTCAAAAATCCCAACAACATGAGGGGAAAGACTAAGCCGCAGCCATACTATGCACCCAAACGTAAGAAACGCAGGTAACAAAAAAGCCATCCACCGTAAAAAGTGAATGGCTTTCATATTTTCAGGCTATACAACGGGGACTATTTATTTTCGCCCCGCTGCACCTGTTCGTGGGCCTCCTGCTGGACAAGTAACCCAGCTGAAAAACCATATTTGAAGTGGCTTTCGTTTTCCTCGCACTGGGCTATCGACACCTGCTCTCGCAGTTCCTCGACCAGTTTATAGTCCTCCTTGCTCAGACGCTCAGATAATGTCTCCATCAGGTCTGAACAGGCTTTGAGCGCCCGTTTGTACTCCGGGGAATCAGCGACCACCGTTTCACAAGGATAAAACCTGCCGTTATACATTTCTTCCAGAATCATGCACCCCACCTCCTTCAGACGAAAATCATCTCAGAGCAAATGATTTCTTCTGCCCGGCTGCGGATGCTGTTCATAGATTGTACCCAGCAGAGCCAGTTACGGGCTTTCAGTTCCTCAGTAACACCTTCCGCTGCCTGCATCTGCGAGATGATACACACCAGCCGGTCATTGGCCTGCCCGTTCAGATCGGCAAGATACGTCCAGAGTTTTCCCGACAAAAGCAGTTCATTGTACTGGCCGGGCCGGTGTTCTTGCAGGAACGCCTTGTGCATCCGACCCCATCGCCCGATAGGGCGGCTTTCCCCCGGCAGTCTCAGGTCGGGGATGTAGTAATCTCCCATCAGCGTATAGCTGATACCATTGTGATGGATTTTCTTTGGTAAATGCTCCATGTTCGACCTCCTGTATTCAGTTTTTTCAGAATCCAGTTGATCGTGTCCCTGTTCATGTAAAATTCAAGGCAACTGAACTCTTCACGAACAAGTATGGCATATCCATGCTGGACTTTTGTAACCAGATCCGAATAGAACTGATTATAAATACTCTGTTTTGTAATCCACGGACTTCCTCCTTTACCGATTCCAAACATATTCAAAAATCCATTATATAATTCTTTTTTAGCCCCGTCTGCCTTGCTCAGTTTTTTCTGCATATATTTCGGAAGAGCACCTGTATGTGCCATTTTATACATGAAAGGCACTACCATGGATGCCTGAATTTTTGCTACAAGTTTACCTGTTTCATCCATATCGCTGCTCCCAATGATGCCATGTTCTATATGAATTCTTTTTCGCTGAATCAAAAGAGAGACTAAACTTCCACCAAGAGAACATCCATACGCTGCCTTAATTCTTCCACAATACTTTTTCTTGATTTCCTGCTCAATCTTTTCGCATTCATCTTCCATTGAATAAAATTCTGTTTTCTCATTTGGATCAAATCCATCATAAGAAACTGTTATCGTGTAAAAATAAGAATGTAATCCATCCAGTACATGTTCAAAGCTGCTATACAGGCAACAGGTACCGGGAAATAAAAATATTACCGGTTTACTACTGTCTCCACTTTCATAAAATTTCATAGCTGGCCTCCTTTAGGCTTTTCTCACAGTCCTCTTTTAGATTGTTCTGTATATCGCATATGTGTTAGTTTTGTCTAACTACATATTACTAAAAAACCGTGCGCACTGCAAGACTATAATATCGCACGGTTTCTTTTCCATGTTTTTCTTTTTCCCGCTGTATTTTTCCTCCCTGCGTTTAGATATATAGAGGGATGAAAACACAAGAGCAAGTTATCAGAAATTGAAACTGGAAGTATAGTGTTTGAAGGATGGCCCTCAGTTCCTCCTCCGTCTGGAACGGTGGAGAAAACCATCCCCTTTTTTGCGAGAACATTTTTCACAAGCCAATCCGTTATTTTTGATTTACCTTTAACATAGAAACAGGCAATAAAAGTACCGCCTGATTTCAAAACACGCCATGTTTCCTGAAATGCTTTTTTCTTATCGGGAAAGGCATGGAATCCATTCATAGACAGCACAATATCAAATGACTCATCATCCATTTGCAAGTTTCCCACATCACCCTGAATACACTTAATATGTGCATAGCCATTAAATCTTCTCTCGGCTTGTTCAAGTATATCCATACTATAATCAAGACATGTAATATTCGCATTTTTCAGGGATGTCCACTTGCATTGTGTAAATACAGCCGTCCCAACTGGAACATCAAGAAGACTTCCTGAAAAATCGTCAGGAATATACGATAAGATTTTCCGGGCTATATCGTTGTCATCCGTACCACTCCAGAACAGCTTAATATACAGCCTGCTAAAAAGGTTTCTCTGTGTAAGTACATCGTCATATATATTTTTTGATGTTTCATAAGCGTTTTGTATTTTGTCTGCCATATTACACCTCCAAATTGCGATAAATCTATGTATTTCTTTCCAGTTTATTGTGCCATTAACTTAAAGTGCTATGTAAATTTGTTATTAAATTGTGCGTGAATCAGACAAACTTGAATCTGTCGCTTTAATACCCGTGGTCAACATGTTCCCAATTTCCACTGTCATTCCTAATTAGAATCCATTTCCAATCATCATATGTTGAATCCGGATTAAGCGAACCATCCCCGCCTGATGAGTCTACATCGAAAGATGATAATATTACGATTGCTTCATCCGCGTCATATTGTTCAGCCCATTCATAAAATTCATCGGCGTATGTATCTCCGGGATAGGTCAGTTTTGTCAGTGTGCAGCCGTCAAATTCGTTGCCGAAATAGTCTTTTACTGTTTGGAAAGCCGCCTCAATATCACTGTCTGAATATATTTCCGATGGTTTCCAATCAGGAATTTGAACATTGTCAATATTCCCACCACTATTCTTTCCACCACAGCCGGCAAGAACAAAAATCATTATCAAAGCTGTCAGAAAACAGAATATAGTTTTCCTATTCATTTTTCGATACCTCCTACGAATTCAAATTTTCCAGCTCGACAAGCTGGGATTTGTCTATACATTGATACAACTATCCAAAGCGAAGATACAGAACATATCCAATCACTAAGACTATAGGAACAGAACACACTATGCACAGGACTAAACATATTTTTCCTAGAAACTTCAGCTTTTTATTCTCCAGTTCTTTTCCTTTTTTCATAAGGACAATTGCTGCAACGAGCAATACGAGCATAAATACAAATAAACCTATAAAGAACCACCAAAACAATATAATTGTAGGTGCATTTTCCATAATACATACCTCCCAAGTCTATAATCCAAACAAATCACGATTGAGATTTCACCTATTCTAAGGAATTTAATAACTGTTATATTTTGTTACTAAATTTCTCACGAGCCATTGAAAACACTAAGTTTGTGGTAGGTGAACTTTCCCTTAGACTTTCCCTTGTGTTATATCTTCCCACAGGTTTTTACGAACTCTGATAAGGGAAAAAGTAAGGGAAAGAAAATCTTATAAAACAGTATAACACAAAATAAAACTGACATGGTGAACTGATTGAAATGCTTCAATATTTTTTGATTTTAAGGAGACACAACATGAATACCATTTACGCAGAATACAATATGTATCACAACAGCATTGATATCTACACATCTGCCGGATATATGTTACGCATTGACTGTAATAAGGCAGAGGATGGACTAAAAACTACTCCCTGCTCACAATGTTCGTTAAATGCTCTTGCGATTGATGAGCCACTAGAGTATGTTAAGCTATATCTTGATGGAACTATGCAGATGTGGGTAGATGCAGAAGACGCATAAGAATAACACTCTGCATATACCACCATATATACAGAGGGGATAGCCAGCATTTCTTTCGTGCTAACTATCCCCTTTACTGAATATATATGCCGTAAGTCTTAACGCTGCATATTATTCATCATCTTTTTTCATGCGTACACTTAACAATGCAAGCAGACCTGCAAGTGAAGCAGCCAATAATGTCACCCAGAGCATTAGATGGCTGTTATCGCCAGTCTGAGGTGCTGTTATCTGCTGGCTGTCGTCTGTATTATTTCCACTGTTACTGTCATTAGTTTTCTTGTCATCAGGTACAGCTGCCGGATTACTATTTGGATTATCATTGCTGTTGTCCTTATTACCGTTGTTGTCTTTACTACCTTCATTATCTGATGTATTCTTGCTTACCTTAAAGCTTGTAACTGCTGAGCCATCTGCCCATACGATTTCAAATGAATGTGTTCCGACAGAAAGTGTTTTCAGGTAATCTGCCTTTAAGATAATAATCGTTGAACCTTCTTTTGCGATGTAGTTCTTTGCATCAATTATGCTTCCATCAACTTTTACGCTTTCAAATTTAGAAAATTCTCCATTTCCTCCGATAGTGATGGTTCTGTCTGTATTCTGCTTCCACTCACTGTCTGCACCAGATATAATTTTATAAGATGCCAGAGCTGCATTTACCTTTATTGTAATATCCTTTGTCTTTGTTACGCCATTCTTAGTATATGATACTGTCAGTATCTTATCTCCATCCGCTGACATATCTATTGCGAATACATTGGTTGTATAATCCTGCACAGGTTCACTGTATCCGTCTGCATAGTACACAGTGACTGCAAGGTCATCCACATTCAGGGTATCGCCTGCTGTATACGTGGTCTTTGTCTTTGATGCTTC
This genomic interval carries:
- a CDS encoding virulence-associated E family protein; its protein translation is MSAAAALAPEQSVDEVRESLSVTEKGQPANTIGNCRTVFCHDPLLRDAIRLNLLTDRVDIVRDLGWRRNTSALTDTDVKYLLLYFEQTYGLTSEKKMTAALSIVANENCYHPIQDVLNGLVWDGTPRIRSCLHHFLGADESDYVEEMLKHFLLGAIRRVFSPGCKYEEMLCLVGGQGAGKSSFFRLLAIRDEWFSDDLKKLDDDRVFLKLQGHWIIEMSEMLATSSAKSIEEIRSFISRQKETYRTPYEAQPKDRLRQCVFGGSSNTLDFLPLDRAGNRRFLPIMIYPENAEVHILEDEDASRAYLLQVWAEAMTIYRSGHYSMKFSKSIQRQLVEVQKDFMPEDTEAGQIQGFLEHYTGSMVCSKQLFKEALGHTYDEPKRWQLHNINEIMNTVVTGWKPFSNPRMFAGYGRQKGWERDVSGNELPGNEDGFVELSEEECRQLELPKEWIA
- a CDS encoding CHC2 zinc finger domain-containing protein, encoding MRRLISGFRCLFLCLEVRKSNVFEAVKQAVPTRQAAESYGVQVGRNGMACCPFHDDKHPSMKIDRRFHCFGCQADGDVIDFTARLFGLSSKEAALKLAEDFSVSYDAKGHDPPRRRPVKRKISEELRYRQAEQKCFRVLCDYLHLLEHWEQEYAPQNPDEAWNPLFVEALQKKSYTEYLLDILLSGSIEERASVVVQHGKEVRKIEQRVSEFRASHPAGRHERSRSLSAGAER
- a CDS encoding plasmid recombination protein, translating into MKLTRHNGRSGKHGTYNPRHNDRRFDVENSEHIDADRARQNIYWDCYRGFTTHEFRENPEQPDFSFEEIERMFYYEHYGGHVEAQNARNEKTRHTERNRTVEDLLKNNKTCPEETLYQIGTMEQSVPPEVLFQIVTEFQEEFDRRFGSHVHIIDWALHLDEATPHIHERHVFDCENRYGELCPQQEKALEELGVPLPKPDKPKGRNNNRKQTFDAICRTLLFDICRRHGLHLDQEPSYGGRDYLEKQDYILMKQKEQLAAQEQKLEELTLKIEDVETLLDDVSDVAYDKAVEVVTDKVREQTQLEDLKVIEDYRKNVTSPKAKNSPEVVRLANTILGRVRERLLQSAGKILKTVQTALMQPEVKQAGKEQIKKKAKESIMDKLAKAKINTARENRERWEREGRIAPTKKQDMEL
- a CDS encoding molecular chaperone; this translates as MKKLSKYEKETIINWNEAENLASIYTFNASLKRRLADFSRKYPLLCRLERSTPEGSVTYVLDKSRLSIRLVPPYSEERKAAAREYAKEHGFQVVVAGEKIA
- a CDS encoding helix-turn-helix domain-containing protein, producing MYAKLTIPERLKDLRVVDKHLTLEQLAEQTGLSKSALGKYETDDYKDISPFAIATLADFYGVSTDYLMGLTENKNHPNTELQSLHLSDDMVELLSSGKINNRLLCELATHPNFRRLMIDMEICIDQIANMRVEQMNLVMEATRQSILSKYSPGEDDLYVRTLELGQVQESDFYSHVMHDDLDSIVRDIREAHRKDKTTADPQPTLDDVKEKFEQALQQGSNEEMVIHEFCDRLQIPFEKISSEDFSAFLRILSLSKMLKNPNNMRGKTKPQPYYAPKRKKRR
- a CDS encoding TnpV protein — protein: MEHLPKKIHHNGISYTLMGDYYIPDLRLPGESRPIGRWGRMHKAFLQEHRPGQYNELLLSGKLWTYLADLNGQANDRLVCIISQMQAAEGVTEELKARNWLCWVQSMNSIRSRAEEIICSEMIFV
- a CDS encoding class I SAM-dependent methyltransferase, whose translation is MADKIQNAYETSKNIYDDVLTQRNLFSRLYIKLFWSGTDDNDIARKILSYIPDDFSGSLLDVPVGTAVFTQCKWTSLKNANITCLDYSMDILEQAERRFNGYAHIKCIQGDVGNLQMDDESFDIVLSMNGFHAFPDKKKAFQETWRVLKSGGTFIACFYVKGKSKITDWLVKNVLAKKGMVFSTVPDGGGTEGHPSNTILPVSISDNLLLCFHPSIYLNAGRKNTAGKRKTWKRNRAIL
- a CDS encoding DUF6061 family protein, translated to MNTIYAEYNMYHNSIDIYTSAGYMLRIDCNKAEDGLKTTPCSQCSLNALAIDEPLEYVKLYLDGTMQMWVDAEDA